The window TAGTAGTTAGTACATTTGATTGAATAAGTCTCAAATCTTAATCATCACATATTTCAAAACCCATATTGCCCAAAGTTTTAAGTTTTGTTTTCCCACGCCGGAGAAACAatgtatttatgttttatatacttatattcgGCATATAATTACATCCATTGTCCCTTCGAGAACATCTGATAAAATTGGAACGACACAGAAAAGATTAGCATGGACTCTGCGCAAGAATGACACGCATAAATCGAGAAATGGTCCAACTTTTTTATCATCAAGAGTTTAGATTTTCTTTAATCAAATTTCCAAGTTGGTCAAAactatcaataatttattaaatcatatgaacaTAGTTAATTACTTACACGCATGGattgaattcttttttcttaattataacGTTGTATAATAGAGGGAATGCAAAAAACAGAACAAGAAGGTCATTCATTCATATCACACaatctaattttgtttttatttctatatttttaatttgtagataAGAAATCTTGGACATTAATATGCTGCGTGATCTTAGCCGTATTTAAATGAAGCAAACATGGGGAGAAGAATCGGAATTTGTGAGACGGTGACTTCGGTTTGATTTGAGAACCGTACACCATTAAACAATGTGGATCAAAGAGACACTTGATTATTAAATAGAATGCATATGTAATTCTATATTCTTTAGTATGTTTCATTACATGGATATTAATGAGGCCCTGATTTCTTAGCAAGTGTTAGAGGTGGTGTGTTGGTGTAACGGCTACTATTGTATCTTAATTTTCTTGCGTTTGAACCATTCGATTGCGATGTTGTCTTGATGTATGTAGGTGCGTTTGATTGTCGTTCCTCTCTATTGGATTGATGTATAGTAAGTTTTGTTCGTAGTCATTTTGTGTCGTCATGCATTCTATTCAATCGAAAATATATTGGCCTCTGAGTTGTGGCTGACACATGAGGTGCTAGCATTGACGAAACTACATGGTGGGGTGACGGGCCATGGGGCCCCAACGATTatgttaaatttataatcacattttttactccattccgaaactttaattttatggCTAGTTCatttctctatcttttttattcatttttcatttaatatcaatatgaacaaatttctataaatgaagttttatttttgttttgattcaaAAGAAATTTCGCTAAGTAAGCTCGTAAATAAATATCTTCTTGACAAAAGTATGGCTTTGTTACTAGACTAGATGCTAGGGTTATATTAAACACACcttaccaaaaaaattcaatctacATTTCACATATTTAGATATCATTTTagcatttatttaataaaatcgACTTGAACTcctcttaattaaattaattttctgtGCCCGTTcctgatttttttataaatataattgataatttttttttaatattattggtaaaattagaaaatgttatTATTCAATAGTGTAAACCGAATCCCAACCAGTTGACTTATTTCACATCGTGGAGCGGCTTCCATTTGCAttttttcaaagttcaaaGCCTCTATCTTTCTTTCCAACTCAATTTTTGGATGCATTTATCATATATCCCTTTCAATATTGtcttaaaataattcaaactaTGTATGTATACCACATcttttaatatgttttgtcCAAATAACTTTATCATTGTCAATAACTTTACGCATTTCAAAGATTTATTCTTCCCTTTATCAATTCGAATTTTATCCAATCATTAATGACAATTGTCATGTTTGCTATTCTTCAATCTTCACACaaaaaatcaatgaaaaatCCTATAATAAATGAACTCCAAAGTCCAATGTTTATTAAtatgtgaagaaaaaataattgagaatCAAGTAGCATAAGGGTCCCCTCCATGATGTTAATGGTCATCCATATATAAGCCCCACTCACCTAGGGCATGGTCATGTGcttgttattttttatcaaaagcACCCACTCATAtcaccattttcttttatattactccatcaTGTGTTGAAAAATCTTTCACAATTTTGATGAAAACTATTGTTTGTTATGATCCAAATAGtttgtaattttgataaatattgtatttttttcgtCCAACTAAAATTGACACCAATGACACTGCAAAAGATCGATGTTTGTTATAAGATAATTGTGCTTGGTTAGCAGAAAATACTGAGCATTTTCTGAGCACGCGAAGTGATGTGCATTAGGTTCGTCGTATGAGTATTTCTTAGCGCATCTCATAGAGATTTCGAGCACATATATATGTGCTCTATTACTAGTTGATGATCATAAGATTTTCATATAGTACAAGGAAAAGTGTacttggattttttttaacattaatttattatgtaacTCGTCAAGCACAACTCAGGTCGTGAGGTGCAAATCATGTGCTCGGatattatgaatttgataGTGATACAATGTAACAAAAGATTATATTGATACAAAATATTACATTGATTACTTTTTATTGATACaaaatattacattaattagtagtactactttttattGATACAAAAGGTGGGCAATATTTTAGTGTCTATTGATGAACAAGtgttcattttcatttttatctatttttcacATTGTTCCTATATAGGGTCAATGCCTACAACATAGCTACTAGGGATCAGGGATTCatcaaataatcaataaatgtGAACATATATACAAGTTCAAAGTTGATTTATGCCAGATGAAAGTTTCACCAATTCTGAACAAGACATGTGCTCTTTTATTGCTAGTGTAACTTATATTCCTACCTACATctctagtactccctccgtccataattaagagtctcatttctaaatagtgcggattttaagaaatgttaagaaaaattggtggaagaaagttagtggaatatgagtctcacttatatatattagttttaaatgatatacgagtataatgagttagtggaatgtggggtctctttactatttatggtaattatgaatcgggactcttattcgtggacggacaaaaatggaaaaacgagactcttattcatggacggagggagtaaaaattaATTCCACGAGTATATTAAATACTGGAGTATTTATACTAACAAAATGAGGtggaaacatttttttttgacaaatcaAATGATCATAGTCATACATGCACCACACAACTAAAAAAGTTGACCAACTTTGCTCATTAACTATGTTGGATTATGTCTATTCATCATCACACACAACTCCACAACACTTGTTGTCACTTAATCTTACCTCatcataattaatcatttgatCTCCTTTAGATGTGGATATCGTTGATTAACTATTTTAGtcaaaatatatacaattgGAAGAATTAGTGCTTGCTTTCATTAAGTATATGTCCAGCTTCATTGCAACTCTCAAGTTAATTTTGTtgtctctttccttttttcacTTTGTCTTTGCTAGTAGATCGTTGTTGAATCTATCCGATTAAGGGTTTTTCTTACTATATCACGACCAGAATCTCTTTCGTCGTCAATTGAATCTcgaaatttcaaattacaaaatatctcataaattgaaaaaaaatttactaacAAGAATGACATAATTGCATTTTTCCCTAATAACACAAAAGTCAAACCGAACTATTTTGTCACACCACTTAAATACTTTAGATTAACAAAACATATCATATTCACAAATTACATGCAAATCACAACACCCATAGAATATAATACGATCCAATTAAAGCTCCAAACACCATCACCTCGTTTCGATCATTTCTTTAAAATGAAGTCAAACAATGATGGGTTTTCTCACCTTTTTGCCCCATGAAAGGTCAACCCCACAGCCTTCAAGAATCTATTAAATAGCTGCTTCAACCACCAATACAAACTGCTCACCATCACTACACACTCTCCTCCTTTAGTGGGAGCTAAGTGAgtggaaaactaaaataaaaaataaaaatagactgTTATCTCTAAAGTGAAGAGCAATGGCAATTAATAGAGCTCTTTATCTCCTCTCACTTGCTCTAATAACACTATTGCTTAGACCCACACTTGCCACCAAAAAGGTAAgcatttactaatttttcttctctGGTTAATAATAgagcttgatttgatttttttgtttcttgatttttgtcTAGTCCTACGTTGTGTATTTGGGAGCTCATTCACATGGAATAGGACTCCAATCTCATGATTATGATGCTGTCACAGAGTCCCATTATCAGTTTCTTGGATCATTCCTTGGCAGGTTAGCAGAAATCAAGATTTGTGGGATTTTCTTGTgataaaaatccaatctttatGATAAAAACCAATCTTTATGATAAAAATCTAATCTTTATTGATCCCATGTAGCTCTGATAAGGCCAAAGATGCAATTTTCTACTCGTACACTAAACACATCAATGGGTTTGCTGCAATCCTTGAAGACGAAGAAGCTTCTAGAATATCTAGTAAGAGTGaaagttaattttgttttgcagTTCTTGTCTGattggtttttgtttttgtttggagttctaattgttttttttatgtcagAGCATCCAAATGTTGTATCAGTGTTTCTGAATCAGGGGAAGAAGCTTCACACAACAAGGTCATGGGATTTTCTTGGGCTCGAAAGCAATGGCGAAATCCGAGCCGGCTCTCTGTGGGAGAAGGCTAGATTTGGGGAAGATACCATTATTGCCAATCTTGACACTGGTGAGTCTTGAAGCCTTATCtggatccattttttttaatgactAATGTTAGTTAAGTCAGTGTTTAGTTTGCTTTAATTATGAGGTTTGAATCTGTTAGGTTGtgagaattattttattgttttctgCCATCTATGTCTGGAGCTTTGCTGCAGAGCATTATTGACCTCTATGATTGTTTATAGCAATGTGGGGTTGTTGTGTTGAGCTAAAGAAgacatttttagtttattcatttattttacttgaGTTTGCTTAACCAGAATCAGAATCAGACAATAAATTTGGTAATTGTGATTAAAAAAGAACACATTTTGTGAGTGTGGAAGTGAGTATGGCTTTGCTGAGTTAAATAGGAAAACCGGGTCGTGTCTCGTTCGATGTCATAGCTTCGTGTAGGGTCTAACCGTTGTGTGGTTGAAACAAGGTGTGTGGCCATCTTCAAAAAGCTTTAGTGATGAAGAATTGGGACCAGTTCCTTCAAAGTGGAGGGGAATTTGCCAAAATGATTTGGATGCCAGCTTTCTTTGCAACAGGTTACCCTTTTCTAGCACCTTTATCTCATCTAATTTCTTACCAAATTCATCTTGTTGTCATGTGGAGACAGACACCACTTTGTCTGTTTCTTCATTTAGTAGTTTGCATTTTCAGTTGGGAAACTTTAGTGTTTTAGTATATTAACTGTCAATTGATTGGAGCTGTGTAGGAAGCTGATTGGTGCAAGGTACTTCAGCAAGGGGTATAGTGCCGTGGCCGGCCCACTGAATTCCACGTTCGCGAGCCCGAGGGACACGGAGGGGCACGGGTCCCACACGCTGTCGACGGCCGGTGGGAATTTTGTGAGCGGGGCGAGTGTTTTCGGGTATGGGAACGGGACTGCCAAGGGCGGGTCGCCAAGGGCTCGGGTGGCTGCTTACAAAGTGTGCTGGCCGCCTGTGGGCGGGAACGAGTGCTTCGATGCGGACATCCTGGCTGCTTTCGACACGGCCATATATGACGGGGTTGATGTTCTGTCTGTGTCTCTCGGAGGAGATCCTGTCCCGTTCTACAACGACAGCGTTGCTATAGGCTCGTTCCACGCAGCGAAGCATGGCATTGCGGTGGTGTGCTCGGCTGGGAACTCGGGGCCGGACCCTGGCACGGTTGCGAACCTTGCACCTTGGCAGATCACGGTTGGGGCGAGCACCATCGACCGCCAGTTCTCTAGCTTCGTCTCGCTAGGGAATGGATTGCGCTTCAAGGTATATAAGTCAGAACACAAACTTATATCAGTTTGCAAATATACGAATATCAGTTGACATTACAAAACATATCATTTCATGATATTCATGAATTATCGAActgatatattttatgatgtCAACTGATATTACAAAACATAACATAACATACGCATTTTGTTGTTTCGAAGGGAGAGAGCCTTTCAGCGACGTCGTTGCCTCAGCACAAGGCGTATCCCGTCATCTCAGCTGTGTCGGCCAAACTTGCCAACGCGACAGCTGATGAGGCGTAAGTTACTTATACGCGGACACCGAATGATAACCACCGCTGTTTGCTGATCAAGGAAATGTTGATGTAGGTTGCTTTGCAAACCGGGAACTCTGGATCCGCGGAAGGCGAAGGGGAAGATCGTGGTGTGTCTGCGGGGGGACAACGCGAGAGTCGACAAAGGCGAGCAGGCCGCCTTGGCCGGAGCAGTGGGGATGGTGCTGGCAAACAATGAGGCTTCTGGTAATGAAATCCTTGCTGATCCTCATGTTCTGCCTGCTTCACACATCATTTACTCTGATGGAGTCACTCTATTCTCCTACATCAATTCAACAAGGTTAGAAACAAATCAATGATGAATCCGAACAATGTGTGATCCTTATTCTTGGCACGGCGTTTAACTGTCAGGTCGCCCGTGGCGTACATTAGCAagccaacgactcagctaggCGCGAAGCCTGCGCCTTTCATGGCGGCCTTCTCGTCTAAAGGGCCTAACACCATCACACCTGAAATCCTAAAGGTTTAGACTTTAGAATGCAATTATTGCACTTATCTTAACGAAACACCGATATACCACACTTATCTTAACGGTACGAAACAAGATTTTGGTATAACGGTATTTCGGTAATGCCGCCGAATTTAGTATACCATAAGTATGGTAAGGTACTCCCGAACTTCAGTATGGtaataatgttaaaaattaacatatCGAAAAATCGGGTAAGGTAATagtatgattatttatttataatgacaTTTTCGGTAATATATACAGTATGACAGTTTTAGTAAGGTACACCGTACTGACTCATCCCAATGTATACTTAACTTGGAAACACCGTTTGTTTTCAGCCGGATATCACTGCTCCGGGAGTGAGCATCATAGCCGCCTACACGGGGGCGCAGGGGCCAACCAATCAAGGCTTTGACACGCGGCGCGTCCTCTTCAACTCGGTGTCGGGGACCTCAATGTCGTGCCCCCATGTCTCCGGAGTAGTCGGCCTCTTGAAGACCCTCCACCCTAAATGGAGCCCCGCAGCCATCCGGTCCGCCATCACAACAACAGGtaacaaatcaaaacaaacatgATCAGTAGCGAACGAAACCACACTATCCCGTCACTCACTCTGTTTCCTCTTGCAGCGAGGACGCGCGACAACGAGTTGAAGCCCGTGACAAACGCGTCCCACGTCAAGGCCACGCCATTCAGCTACGGAGGAGGACACGTGCAGCCCAACCGCGCCATGGACCCCGGCCTAGTCTACGATCTATCCGTAAACGACTACTTGGACTTCCTCTGCGCCATCGGGTTCAACCAGACGCAGATGAAGCTCTTCTCGGAAGAGGCGTACGCGTGCACCAGAGCCGTTCGCCTCATCGACTTCAACTACCCTTCCATCACGGTCCCGTACCTCAACGGCTCGGTGACCGTGGCGAGAAGGGTGAAGAATGTGGGGTCCCCGGGCACCTACAGAGCCCGCGTGCGCAGCCCACGTGGCGTGTCGGTGAGGGTCGAGCCGGAGACGCTCGTGTTCGGGGGAGAAGGGGAGGAGAAGGCCTTTAGAGTGACACTGAGTGCTAAGAAGTATGGTGGTGTGAAGGACTATGTGTTTGGACAGCTGATATGGAGTGATGGAAGGCATTATGTTAGAAGTCCAATTGTTGTGAAACAAATCTAGTGAAATTAccaaatttttattgagaaattCTTGCTACTTGAGCTTGAGGGGATTGATTCTTGCAATTCTGAAttgtaactatttttatttttatttttgcatttagTGAAAATCAAGGaggttattttaattattttggattaTTAACTAATGTACTTCCAAGAACTTGATTGAATAACTATCAaattcttcatattttttgctTTGACTGAATTTGGTGATTCA is drawn from Salvia hispanica cultivar TCC Black 2014 chromosome 6, UniMelb_Shisp_WGS_1.0, whole genome shotgun sequence and contains these coding sequences:
- the LOC125196962 gene encoding subtilisin-like protease SBT5.3, which translates into the protein MAINRALYLLSLALITLLLRPTLATKKSYVVYLGAHSHGIGLQSHDYDAVTESHYQFLGSFLGSSDKAKDAIFYSYTKHINGFAAILEDEEASRISKHPNVVSVFLNQGKKLHTTRSWDFLGLESNGEIRAGSLWEKARFGEDTIIANLDTGVWPSSKSFSDEELGPVPSKWRGICQNDLDASFLCNRKLIGARYFSKGYSAVAGPLNSTFASPRDTEGHGSHTLSTAGGNFVSGASVFGYGNGTAKGGSPRARVAAYKVCWPPVGGNECFDADILAAFDTAIYDGVDVLSVSLGGDPVPFYNDSVAIGSFHAAKHGIAVVCSAGNSGPDPGTVANLAPWQITVGASTIDRQFSSFVSLGNGLRFKGESLSATSLPQHKAYPVISAVSAKLANATADEALLCKPGTLDPRKAKGKIVVCLRGDNARVDKGEQAALAGAVGMVLANNEASGNEILADPHVLPASHIIYSDGVTLFSYINSTRSPVAYISKPTTQLGAKPAPFMAAFSSKGPNTITPEILKPDITAPGVSIIAAYTGAQGPTNQGFDTRRVLFNSVSGTSMSCPHVSGVVGLLKTLHPKWSPAAIRSAITTTARTRDNELKPVTNASHVKATPFSYGGGHVQPNRAMDPGLVYDLSVNDYLDFLCAIGFNQTQMKLFSEEAYACTRAVRLIDFNYPSITVPYLNGSVTVARRVKNVGSPGTYRARVRSPRGVSVRVEPETLVFGGEGEEKAFRVTLSAKKYGGVKDYVFGQLIWSDGRHYVRSPIVVKQI